In Exiguobacterium sibiricum 7-3, a genomic segment contains:
- a CDS encoding CAP domain-containing protein — translation MKKWLVLGIAAVAFFSYENIPMEQAEADYPKSGGTLIDRYTSEYPGYDWEVRRTATEEFVALTKDGKDYGKYRSKNGVTTQGAVLNKDTETTLAKKGWKAVKSYRKGNTNYLLNLDHAAVYEKKDRYVTYFFDQHDGNKVKATLAIPKEIEAKKSGFYGKASSALRTTDEKLMLRLMNWDRADYKLGALTPYNALKPVTRAHSENMAKNNFFSHTDPEGRDPFDRMKKKGIRFSAAGENLSMGYPNVFAAHWGLMNSKGHRDNIMNKDFKQADTGVAFRDNSPYFTINFRTPLK, via the coding sequence ATGAAAAAGTGGTTAGTACTTGGAATAGCAGCTGTTGCTTTCTTTAGTTATGAGAACATCCCGATGGAACAAGCAGAAGCGGATTATCCGAAAAGTGGAGGAACGCTGATTGATCGATATACAAGTGAATACCCGGGTTATGACTGGGAAGTCAGGCGGACGGCAACGGAAGAGTTCGTGGCATTGACGAAAGACGGCAAGGATTATGGGAAGTACCGTTCGAAAAACGGCGTAACGACGCAAGGGGCCGTTTTAAACAAAGACACGGAAACGACCCTTGCGAAAAAAGGCTGGAAAGCCGTCAAATCGTACCGGAAAGGCAATACGAACTATTTGTTGAACCTTGATCATGCCGCTGTCTATGAAAAAAAGGACCGGTATGTGACATATTTCTTTGACCAGCACGACGGTAACAAAGTCAAAGCGACACTTGCGATACCGAAAGAAATCGAAGCGAAAAAAAGTGGATTTTATGGTAAGGCTTCAAGTGCGTTACGGACAACGGATGAGAAGTTGATGTTGCGTCTGATGAACTGGGACCGGGCCGATTATAAGCTCGGAGCACTCACTCCGTACAATGCGCTGAAACCTGTCACACGGGCACACAGTGAGAACATGGCGAAGAATAATTTCTTCTCTCATACCGATCCAGAAGGACGTGATCCGTTTGATCGGATGAAGAAAAAAGGAATTCGCTTTTCGGCAGCCGGAGAAAATCTGTCGATGGGCTATCCGAATGTCTTTGCAGCACATTGGGGATTGATGAACTCAAAAGGACACCGTGATAACATCATGAACAAGGACTTCAAACAGGCAGATACCGGTGTGGCGTTCCGGGACAATTCACCGTACTTTACAATTAATTTCCGGACACCGTTGAAGTGA
- a CDS encoding SH3 domain-containing protein: protein MNTTLFTKTLKMLVSFILVLGIFVSYSPSLEAATTNATTYRLSADTYLYDKTTSSRKRLLTIKTGTIVSSTYASASGFFRRVSYGGKTGYVASKYLAASDNKETIKGQRFLVSKKTTLHTSASATAPVIATLNEQDAYYSSQKITNSFGEVWYRVNYDGKTVYARALNTTPIAYTKMSKTALKTTDGYILRQYAGTAYPRQIVVPTGTSLQTTGRIGDWYNVTYAGKSGYMHKGAFAGSSKQEVTTIPETAFKTKSALVLYDTTDGTKHPLVTIPKGTIVKSTARSGLYHRVTYDGKTGYALTAALSEYTAKIKLASSRFLLTNSVEIKATPFSSGATLAGLQTGNVYYTTQLVTNPIGEQWHKVSKDGKTGYVKINQGNTIKYYTVHDLSLKTTTATAIHSYAGPSYGIIKTIPNGTVIKIQGQIGNWYKVSYDGKSGYASGTTFTDYVTTQPIPATDIKLQADVAMKAAPKVTAATVTTFKTNDIYQTNQLVTNGSSKWHRVTKDGQTGYVPVDQGKPVAYSSENLAMKATETTVLRTYAGNSYATVATITTGTNVQVIGKIQDWYKVSANGKTGYVAAGTMTELITKKTLPASRFVLSKSVDVKKSHQSTADTWTKLEANDVYYTTQLVTNGRSEQWHRMTINGKTGYVRVNQGTSIDYKALPATKYKTSAATPLRSYAGPSYAPVTTIPNGTVITVTGQIGNWMKITYAGKSGYAAASALTEFSETKTIAEARFLLDAPIAVKSDAKDSATTIANLNKGNVYTTKTLVTTSANGQWHQVIINGKTGYIKLGQSTSPIAYEPIEKSFVLATGTTSLRSYVGDAYQLVASIPANTVLPVTGKIGSWYEVSYEGKTLYAYNGTMVMTSAKLNVYNSVATPYTFDSFISAQMKLNPAPQTDLYASKLMYISADYVRLGGALDPVNGTIATVTATTPLNIRSGATTASHVYGQFKPNAMIKVYQNVSGFYTTYPRVYTSTTRYSTIYWLNALESDVRDAADPLKVDRQSSAYYQFLDLSKSTGASAATLNNILATKGIFGKCTTGSCGQAFIDAGAKYSVNEAYLISHALLETGNGTSKLATGVIWNGRTVYNMYGIGAYDYDAINTGAAYAYSKGWFTPEAAIVGGAEFISTTYIHNAYDQNTLYKMRWSPMRPGVHQYATDMGWAVKQTTQIYKLYEQMDSYTAVFDIPVFAR from the coding sequence TTGAACACGACACTATTCACGAAAACCTTGAAGATGCTGGTCAGCTTCATCCTGGTCCTCGGCATATTTGTTTCTTACAGTCCATCGCTCGAGGCCGCAACGACCAACGCAACGACCTACCGTCTGTCTGCTGATACTTATCTGTATGACAAGACGACATCTTCACGGAAACGCTTGTTGACGATCAAGACCGGAACTATCGTTTCATCCACGTATGCGTCGGCTTCTGGATTTTTCAGAAGAGTTTCATACGGTGGAAAAACGGGATATGTCGCGTCAAAATATCTAGCAGCATCTGATAACAAAGAAACGATCAAGGGACAACGGTTCCTCGTTTCGAAAAAGACGACCCTTCATACGTCGGCGTCGGCTACAGCGCCTGTCATCGCTACATTAAATGAACAGGATGCGTACTACAGTTCACAAAAAATCACGAATTCGTTTGGCGAAGTCTGGTACCGCGTTAACTATGACGGTAAGACCGTTTATGCGCGTGCCTTGAACACGACACCCATCGCCTATACGAAAATGTCGAAAACCGCTTTAAAGACGACAGACGGTTACATTCTCCGTCAATATGCCGGTACAGCCTATCCGCGGCAGATTGTCGTTCCAACAGGTACTTCCCTGCAAACGACCGGTCGAATCGGTGACTGGTACAATGTCACGTATGCAGGCAAGTCAGGGTATATGCATAAAGGGGCATTCGCCGGCTCTTCGAAACAAGAAGTGACGACGATTCCGGAAACAGCGTTCAAGACGAAATCTGCTCTTGTCCTGTATGACACGACGGACGGAACAAAACATCCGCTCGTCACGATTCCAAAAGGTACGATCGTCAAATCGACGGCTCGTTCCGGTCTCTATCACCGTGTCACGTACGACGGAAAAACAGGATATGCCTTGACTGCTGCTTTGAGCGAATATACGGCAAAGATCAAGTTAGCATCATCACGGTTCCTGTTGACGAACTCGGTTGAAATCAAAGCCACTCCGTTCTCATCCGGTGCGACACTGGCCGGCTTACAAACAGGTAACGTCTACTATACGACACAACTCGTGACGAATCCGATCGGTGAGCAGTGGCATAAGGTCTCAAAAGACGGCAAAACAGGTTACGTTAAAATCAATCAAGGAAACACGATCAAGTACTATACCGTCCACGATCTTTCTTTAAAGACGACGACAGCGACGGCGATCCATTCGTATGCCGGACCTTCTTACGGAATCATCAAAACGATTCCAAACGGGACCGTCATCAAGATCCAGGGTCAAATCGGAAACTGGTATAAAGTCTCGTATGACGGAAAATCAGGTTACGCCTCAGGTACGACGTTTACGGATTACGTGACGACACAACCGATTCCAGCAACAGATATCAAACTTCAAGCGGATGTCGCGATGAAAGCAGCACCAAAAGTAACAGCTGCAACAGTCACGACGTTTAAGACAAATGATATCTATCAAACGAATCAACTCGTCACGAACGGTTCTTCCAAATGGCACCGTGTGACAAAAGATGGCCAGACCGGATACGTCCCTGTCGACCAGGGAAAACCTGTCGCCTACAGCTCAGAGAACCTGGCGATGAAAGCAACGGAAACGACTGTACTGCGTACATATGCAGGAAATTCATATGCGACTGTCGCCACGATCACAACAGGTACGAACGTCCAGGTCATCGGAAAAATCCAAGATTGGTACAAAGTGTCGGCTAACGGGAAAACCGGTTATGTCGCTGCGGGTACGATGACTGAATTGATTACGAAAAAGACACTGCCTGCTTCACGGTTCGTTTTATCGAAGTCGGTCGATGTGAAGAAATCCCATCAGTCGACGGCAGATACATGGACGAAACTAGAAGCAAATGATGTCTACTACACGACACAACTCGTCACGAACGGCCGGTCGGAACAATGGCACCGCATGACGATTAACGGGAAAACCGGTTATGTTCGTGTCAACCAAGGAACATCGATTGACTACAAAGCATTACCGGCAACAAAGTATAAAACGTCAGCTGCAACGCCGCTCCGGTCATATGCCGGACCATCTTACGCTCCGGTCACGACGATTCCAAACGGAACAGTCATTACGGTGACAGGTCAAATCGGTAATTGGATGAAAATCACTTATGCTGGTAAAAGCGGTTATGCGGCTGCTTCCGCTTTGACGGAGTTTTCGGAAACAAAGACGATTGCAGAAGCCCGCTTCTTACTCGATGCTCCGATCGCTGTCAAAAGTGACGCAAAAGATTCAGCGACGACAATCGCCAACTTAAACAAAGGCAATGTCTATACGACGAAAACACTTGTTACGACATCTGCCAACGGACAGTGGCATCAAGTCATCATCAACGGAAAAACAGGTTACATCAAACTCGGTCAATCGACTTCACCAATCGCTTATGAGCCGATTGAAAAATCGTTTGTTCTGGCAACCGGGACGACTTCACTCCGGTCTTACGTCGGGGATGCCTATCAACTCGTCGCTTCCATTCCCGCGAACACGGTTTTACCGGTCACTGGAAAAATCGGCAGCTGGTATGAAGTTTCTTATGAAGGGAAGACGCTTTATGCGTACAACGGAACAATGGTCATGACATCTGCCAAACTGAACGTCTATAATTCGGTTGCGACTCCGTATACGTTTGACAGCTTCATCAGTGCCCAAATGAAACTGAATCCGGCACCACAAACTGATTTATATGCTTCCAAGCTGATGTACATCAGTGCAGATTACGTTCGCCTCGGCGGTGCACTTGATCCTGTCAATGGAACGATTGCCACTGTCACGGCAACGACACCGCTTAACATCCGCTCTGGTGCGACGACTGCCAGTCACGTTTACGGTCAGTTCAAACCAAATGCGATGATTAAGGTCTATCAAAACGTCAGCGGATTCTACACGACGTATCCGCGTGTCTATACATCGACGACAAGATATTCAACAATCTATTGGTTGAATGCCCTTGAATCCGATGTCCGTGATGCGGCTGATCCGTTAAAAGTCGACCGTCAATCATCTGCCTATTATCAGTTCCTTGACTTATCCAAATCAACAGGTGCTTCAGCAGCGACGTTGAATAACATCCTCGCGACTAAAGGAATCTTCGGTAAATGTACGACAGGCAGTTGCGGACAAGCCTTCATCGATGCAGGCGCAAAATATTCGGTCAACGAAGCCTACCTGATCTCACATGCTTTACTTGAGACCGGTAACGGGACGTCGAAACTTGCGACGGGTGTCATCTGGAACGGACGGACTGTCTACAACATGTACGGAATCGGCGCGTATGACTACGATGCCATCAATACAGGTGCTGCGTATGCGTACAGCAAAGGGTGGTTCACACCGGAAGCCGCCATCGTCGGTGGTGCTGAATTCATCAGTACGACATACATCCATAATGCGTACGATCAAAACACACTCTACAAAATGCGTTGGAGCCCGATGCGTCCTGGTGTTCACCAGTATGCGACGGATATGGGCTGGGCGGTCAAACAAACAACCCAGATCTATAAGCTCTATGAACAAATGGATAGCTATACGGCTGTCTTTGATATTCCAGTCTTCGCACGTTAA
- a CDS encoding universal stress protein — translation MTRGKLKLYIGSAPGVGKTYKMLADAHALVGEGKDVVIGLIETHGRRDTAEMIGRLEQVPLLEVHYKEKVFLEVNVEAIVARKPDIVLIDELAHTNAPGSVRKKRYQDVSVLLEAGINVYSAVNIQHFESLLFKVKEMTGVEVRERIPDPFLGEADEILLVDVTPQTLRERLEHGKIYKKEKIEQSLNSFFSLQNLASLRELSLRQVADEVDDQVYQARLLIEKDPTLLQERILVCVQLNENARKLIYRGFRMASRMKADLYILTILPKPENQLAASQKEILAMLRESGALFDAEVLIRIQGERSIAETITAAAKHHRITQIVLGQSARTRWQEIRRGSIVTQIMRQNRGIDLQIVSDDQV, via the coding sequence ATGACACGCGGGAAGCTGAAGCTGTACATCGGCTCGGCTCCCGGTGTCGGAAAGACGTATAAGATGCTCGCGGATGCACATGCGTTAGTCGGGGAAGGAAAGGACGTCGTCATCGGTTTGATTGAGACACACGGCCGACGCGATACGGCAGAGATGATTGGACGGCTCGAGCAGGTTCCGTTACTCGAAGTGCACTATAAAGAGAAGGTTTTTCTTGAGGTGAACGTCGAAGCGATCGTTGCCCGGAAGCCGGATATCGTTTTGATTGATGAACTGGCGCACACGAATGCTCCCGGATCAGTTCGAAAAAAACGGTATCAGGATGTCTCCGTCCTGCTTGAAGCGGGAATCAATGTCTATTCGGCCGTCAACATCCAACATTTCGAAAGCTTATTGTTTAAGGTGAAAGAAATGACGGGGGTAGAAGTACGTGAACGGATTCCGGATCCCTTCCTCGGTGAGGCGGACGAGATTTTACTGGTCGACGTGACACCGCAAACCTTGCGCGAGCGATTGGAACATGGAAAAATCTATAAAAAAGAGAAAATCGAACAGAGCTTGAATTCTTTTTTCTCCTTACAAAATTTAGCGAGCTTACGGGAGTTATCGCTCCGGCAAGTCGCAGATGAAGTCGACGATCAAGTGTATCAAGCCCGTCTGCTGATTGAAAAAGATCCGACATTACTACAGGAACGAATTTTGGTTTGCGTCCAGTTGAATGAAAATGCGCGAAAGTTGATTTATCGTGGATTTCGGATGGCGAGCCGGATGAAAGCGGATCTCTATATCTTGACGATTCTACCCAAACCGGAAAATCAGCTAGCGGCATCTCAAAAAGAAATACTGGCGATGTTACGCGAAAGTGGTGCCTTGTTTGACGCAGAAGTCTTAATTCGGATTCAAGGGGAACGTTCGATTGCGGAAACCATCACGGCGGCCGCAAAACATCACCGCATCACACAAATCGTGCTCGGTCAATCCGCACGGACCCGTTGGCAGGAGATCCGGCGCGGCTCGATCGTTACTCAAATCATGCGTCAAAACCGGGGCATTGATTTGCAAATCGTCTCGGATGACCAAGTCTGA
- a CDS encoding chitobiase/beta-hexosaminidase C-terminal domain-containing protein, translating into MKNVSTFGKWALVGALTAGILPQAGITVGAEGEGVILSEYIEGSSNNKAIEIYNGSGQIINLSDYTLVQYTNGGPTESKITLSGTIEPGKTFVIANSSANADIKGKAQQTTGSLNFNGNDPVALKKGDVVLDIIGPVGSSTDFAKDTTLVRKSNVTAGSKTYEPSQWTSFPVDTLTDLGTHAAEAGDVLVAPTASPVGEVERGDQVTLTAEGTIHYTVDGSTPTAESPVYSGPITINDAVTIQAVAVKDGKTSAVSTFKYYIAPPITKISSIQGVAHTSPYADQLVRTTGVVTYVVDANNFYMQDPNPDNNSKTSEGVLVYAKNHGAAVGQTVATTGYVKEWLLGGYSDKFDTDLAVTEISTVNLVKGALNTGLPASIVLGENGVLIPTQVIDNDSFAEFDPAEDAIDLYESVEGMRVALPNAIVTGPQANRTIPVRTQTADKVYTKRGTPILTADNANPERLFVEMGSSSYRAKSGDRFEGTIEGVMSYNYSAYKVLAKAADLPKLITSEVDRQPTNIETGDSRLTVASYNVENFASTADAGKVDRVSEGIATFLKTPDIVGLTEMQDNDGATDSGTVDASKSFETLITAIEAKTGVRYAYTDIAPEDKKDGGQPGGNIRVGFLYNPARVSLAPGEKGTATEAVAVENGKLTNNPGRIQPNDPNFASSRKPLVGEFIFKGESYHVIVNHFNSKGGDGADFGKNQPVVRKSEVQRHAIAGIVQNFVNELETEVKDSNVVVLGDLNDFQFSKTLDILKGDNLWNTVDDLPKSERYSYVYNGNAQVLDHVLISKNLKPYTSSDIVNINSDYMEADGSASDHDPAIISIQGMESAVAVNGKAEIGKWRAVQKGKHIFIERQLAGKWDKASETHADQQGDLLELRVSQGRPYIQVKTKKGKTIWLELSNGYKLKETTKY; encoded by the coding sequence ATGAAGAACGTCAGTACGTTTGGGAAGTGGGCATTGGTCGGAGCATTAACAGCAGGAATTCTTCCACAAGCAGGTATTACGGTAGGGGCAGAAGGCGAAGGCGTCATCTTGTCCGAGTACATAGAGGGTTCAAGTAACAACAAGGCAATCGAAATTTATAATGGTTCGGGTCAAATCATCAATCTTTCAGATTACACACTTGTTCAATACACGAATGGTGGGCCGACGGAGTCGAAAATCACATTGTCGGGAACGATTGAACCGGGGAAAACGTTTGTCATTGCCAATTCAAGTGCAAATGCAGATATTAAAGGAAAAGCACAACAAACAACGGGATCACTCAACTTCAACGGAAATGATCCGGTGGCTTTGAAAAAAGGTGATGTCGTTCTCGACATCATCGGACCGGTCGGCTCAAGCACTGATTTTGCGAAAGATACGACACTTGTCCGGAAATCAAACGTGACAGCCGGCTCGAAAACATACGAACCGTCACAATGGACGAGCTTCCCGGTCGATACGTTGACGGATCTCGGTACACACGCTGCTGAAGCAGGAGACGTTTTAGTCGCACCGACGGCGTCACCGGTCGGCGAAGTCGAACGTGGGGATCAAGTGACATTGACAGCAGAAGGGACGATTCACTATACAGTCGACGGATCAACTCCGACTGCCGAAAGTCCGGTCTACTCTGGTCCGATTACAATCAATGATGCAGTAACGATTCAAGCGGTTGCCGTCAAAGATGGAAAAACGTCGGCTGTTTCGACATTCAAATATTACATCGCACCTCCAATCACGAAAATCAGCAGCATTCAAGGGGTAGCGCATACATCACCATACGCGGATCAACTCGTCCGGACGACGGGTGTCGTCACATATGTCGTCGATGCGAACAACTTCTACATGCAGGATCCAAATCCGGATAATAACAGCAAGACCTCTGAAGGGGTGTTGGTCTACGCGAAAAATCACGGCGCAGCAGTCGGCCAGACCGTCGCAACGACAGGGTATGTCAAGGAATGGTTGCTTGGCGGATACAGTGACAAGTTTGATACGGATCTCGCCGTCACAGAAATCAGTACAGTCAATCTCGTTAAAGGGGCATTGAACACAGGATTGCCGGCGAGTATCGTTCTCGGGGAAAACGGTGTTTTGATTCCAACGCAAGTCATCGATAACGATTCATTTGCTGAATTTGATCCGGCTGAAGATGCGATTGATTTATACGAGAGTGTCGAAGGAATGCGTGTCGCGCTTCCGAATGCCATCGTCACGGGACCGCAAGCCAACCGGACGATTCCAGTCCGGACACAAACAGCGGATAAAGTCTACACGAAACGTGGCACACCAATTCTGACAGCGGATAATGCCAATCCTGAGCGTCTGTTCGTCGAGATGGGCAGCAGCTCGTACCGTGCGAAATCAGGGGACCGTTTCGAAGGTACAATTGAAGGTGTCATGAGCTATAACTATTCGGCGTATAAAGTGCTCGCGAAAGCAGCTGATTTGCCGAAGTTGATTACAAGTGAAGTCGATCGTCAACCGACGAACATTGAAACAGGCGATTCGCGTCTGACCGTTGCTTCGTACAACGTGGAAAACTTTGCTTCGACGGCAGATGCCGGAAAAGTCGACCGTGTCTCGGAAGGCATCGCGACATTCTTGAAAACACCGGATATCGTCGGTTTGACAGAAATGCAGGATAACGATGGGGCGACAGACAGCGGGACAGTCGATGCATCGAAATCATTTGAAACATTGATTACAGCAATCGAAGCGAAAACAGGTGTCCGTTATGCCTATACGGATATCGCACCGGAAGATAAAAAAGACGGCGGACAGCCCGGCGGGAATATCCGTGTCGGTTTCTTATATAACCCAGCGCGTGTTTCGCTTGCACCAGGTGAAAAAGGAACAGCGACAGAAGCTGTTGCCGTTGAAAACGGTAAGCTGACGAACAACCCGGGTCGTATTCAACCGAACGATCCAAACTTCGCCAGCTCACGGAAACCACTCGTCGGCGAATTCATCTTTAAAGGTGAATCGTATCACGTCATCGTTAACCACTTTAATTCAAAAGGCGGCGATGGAGCGGACTTCGGTAAAAATCAACCGGTCGTTCGTAAGAGTGAGGTTCAGCGTCACGCAATCGCTGGCATCGTCCAAAACTTCGTCAACGAACTGGAAACAGAAGTGAAAGATTCAAACGTCGTCGTACTGGGTGACTTGAATGACTTCCAGTTCTCGAAAACACTTGATATCTTAAAAGGGGACAACCTTTGGAACACGGTCGATGACCTTCCGAAATCGGAACGTTATTCTTATGTGTATAACGGAAACGCACAGGTGCTCGACCATGTCTTGATTTCGAAAAACCTGAAGCCGTATACATCGTCTGATATCGTCAATATCAACTCGGATTATATGGAAGCAGACGGCAGCGCAAGTGACCACGATCCAGCCATCATCTCGATTCAAGGAATGGAAAGCGCCGTTGCAGTCAACGGTAAAGCAGAAATCGGAAAATGGCGTGCCGTTCAAAAAGGAAAGCATATCTTCATCGAGCGTCAACTCGCCGGCAAATGGGACAAGGCAAGCGAAACACATGCCGATCAGCAAGGAGATTTACTTGAACTGCGTGTTTCTCAAGGTCGTCCGTACATCCAGGTAAAAACGAAAAAAGGTAAAACGATTTGGCTTGAACTGTCGAATGGGTACAAATTAAAAGAAACAACGAAATACTAA
- a CDS encoding thioredoxin domain-containing protein — protein sequence MAMNRLINEKSPYLLQHATNPVDWYPWGEEAFSAARAANKPIFLSIGYSTCHWCHVLAHESFEDEETARLLNDRFISIKVDREERPDIDQIYMTAAQLMNGQGGWPLSVFLSPDQTPFYIGTYFPKTPQFNRPSFRQVILQLSEHYRTDPDKIQRVGQEIIQALTTITDFNSSDQLDEAVVHETFDQAMRQFDVEHGGFGTAPKFPSPSLLTFLLDYYRFAEDETALQMVMRTLTAMRDGGITDHVGFGLYRYTVDERWEIPHFEKMLYDNALFATLCIETYQVSGRERFKQYAEEVFAYIERDLSSPDGAFYSAEDADSEGREGLFYTFTFDELTDLLGKEAVFPLLYQATPQGNFEGRIVFRRTGQSIQQLVADRGSSLQDILIQLEQERQTLLQFRNQRTRPFRDDKVLTSWNALMISAYAKAGRVFDDARYTQRATQALTFLETHLMEGDRLHVRYRQGHVQGNGYLDDYSFLTEAYLELHQTTQQIIYLKQAITLTERMMKDFSDEDGSFFFTSIDDETLLVRPKDVYDGVKPAGNSTAVSNLLRLSQLTGRTDYRDQAQRNFTTLASEVKSQPTGFASLISVYTRTLMEPKELIVLTENYGEVESFLTQLHQRRLPELSLLVGEKTVLLEIAPFIAEYDPPTQQATAYLCRDFQCDRPTTDLSELLQKIII from the coding sequence ATGGCGATGAACCGACTGATCAATGAAAAAAGTCCTTACTTGCTCCAACACGCAACCAACCCTGTCGACTGGTATCCATGGGGGGAAGAAGCCTTTTCCGCTGCCCGTGCGGCGAATAAACCAATTTTTCTATCGATTGGTTATTCGACTTGTCATTGGTGTCATGTCCTGGCTCACGAAAGCTTCGAAGACGAAGAGACGGCTCGTCTGCTCAATGATCGTTTCATCTCAATTAAAGTCGACCGGGAAGAACGGCCGGATATCGATCAGATTTACATGACGGCGGCACAACTGATGAACGGACAAGGCGGTTGGCCGCTCAGTGTCTTCCTCTCCCCCGATCAGACACCGTTTTATATCGGGACCTATTTTCCGAAGACCCCGCAGTTCAATCGGCCGAGCTTTCGGCAAGTCATTCTGCAACTCAGTGAACATTACCGGACGGATCCGGACAAAATCCAACGGGTCGGTCAGGAAATCATCCAAGCATTAACGACAATCACAGACTTCAACTCATCAGATCAATTGGACGAAGCAGTGGTCCATGAGACGTTTGATCAGGCAATGCGTCAGTTTGATGTCGAGCACGGCGGGTTTGGTACAGCACCGAAGTTCCCCTCACCTTCCTTACTGACTTTTCTGCTCGATTATTACCGGTTTGCAGAAGATGAGACGGCTTTGCAGATGGTCATGCGGACATTAACCGCGATGCGTGACGGGGGAATTACGGATCACGTCGGTTTCGGTCTTTACCGGTATACCGTCGACGAACGCTGGGAAATCCCGCATTTCGAAAAAATGTTGTATGACAACGCGTTATTTGCAACGTTATGCATCGAGACGTACCAAGTGTCCGGCAGAGAACGGTTCAAACAATACGCAGAAGAAGTTTTTGCCTATATCGAACGCGATTTATCCTCTCCGGATGGCGCTTTTTATTCGGCAGAAGATGCGGACAGTGAAGGTCGTGAAGGACTTTTCTATACGTTCACTTTCGATGAACTCACGGATTTACTCGGGAAAGAGGCCGTGTTCCCATTGCTCTATCAAGCGACACCTCAAGGCAACTTTGAAGGACGGATTGTTTTTCGGCGGACCGGTCAATCGATCCAACAACTGGTGGCTGATCGCGGTTCTTCCCTTCAAGACATTTTGATCCAACTCGAGCAGGAAAGACAAACCTTGCTGCAGTTCCGCAATCAACGGACGCGCCCGTTCCGTGATGATAAAGTATTGACCTCCTGGAACGCTTTAATGATTTCTGCCTATGCGAAAGCCGGACGTGTTTTTGATGATGCCCGCTATACGCAACGCGCAACACAGGCATTGACGTTCCTCGAAACACATTTGATGGAGGGCGACCGTTTGCATGTCCGTTACCGTCAAGGTCATGTGCAGGGAAATGGTTATCTCGATGATTACAGCTTTTTGACGGAAGCGTATCTGGAATTGCATCAAACGACACAGCAGATCATCTACCTGAAACAAGCCATCACGCTGACGGAGCGGATGATGAAAGACTTTTCTGACGAGGATGGTAGCTTTTTCTTCACTTCAATCGATGACGAAACGTTGCTTGTTCGTCCAAAAGATGTATATGACGGTGTCAAACCCGCCGGAAACAGTACGGCTGTCTCGAATCTCCTCCGCTTATCGCAGCTGACAGGCCGGACAGATTACCGTGACCAGGCACAGCGGAATTTCACGACGCTCGCTTCAGAAGTCAAATCACAACCAACGGGCTTTGCCAGTCTTATAAGCGTCTATACCCGGACGTTGATGGAGCCAAAAGAATTGATTGTACTGACAGAAAACTATGGGGAGGTCGAGTCCTTCCTGACGCAACTCCACCAGCGACGGTTGCCTGAACTGTCACTTCTCGTCGGTGAAAAAACGGTACTTCTTGAAATTGCTCCGTTCATTGCTGAGTATGATCCTCCGACCCAACAGGCAACAGCCTATCTTTGTCGTGATTTCCAGTGTGATCGACCGACAACAGATCTCTCCGAACTTCTCCAAAAAATCATCATATGA